In Microbacterium sp. AB, a single genomic region encodes these proteins:
- a CDS encoding FAD/NAD(P)-binding protein, with the protein MTLRIAIVGGGPRGLSVLERLCAGAARGPGLALEVLLYEPGTPGAGRVWDPAQPRELLMNTRAGEVTIFPDETVPVSLPARHGPTLLEWARAVASRDDAAWAAWPLLAEGRRDIAADLVDECARIAPTGFPSRALYGAYLADVLRALRDAPPEGVVIRHRARRVVDVVVDGPSRLVVDDTGRAERVDAAVLALGWLDAEHPRPAGDRWIGPDNPIDQDLSRIAAGERVLLTGLGMSMFDNLARLTEGRGGRFVVVPGAAGAPLRYVPSGREPLLVIGSASGRPYWPKPVLSAPPRAQRRDHLDAVLERAGLLDFDADIWPALVADAASEFYRVLRERRPTAFSAPAEEVDARVARLAAAGRDAHDRLAGLAETILRDPSDGLPAAELLGATPPPSAGAAWLLRRLGTTADAVERGEDGPLVRALTSLSGARAVLAAPLAEGRVSARSRADGYRRYGAAAPRLGGGPPVQRVRQLLALVDVGVAVLLGPGLRAAPEENGLGFSCADGGGARLHVDWVVESWMHRPSVARTADPLLRALRDRGVASAFAVRDDTGEFVSDALHVDPADGALVSARGARVDGLHAVGIPSDEQLGHSVVSPVPRSGSRFLAQTDAAARAVIEHAAAGAAERTCP; encoded by the coding sequence ATGACGCTCCGCATCGCGATCGTCGGCGGAGGGCCGAGGGGGCTCTCCGTGCTCGAGCGCCTGTGCGCGGGGGCGGCCCGCGGACCCGGCCTCGCGCTCGAGGTGCTGCTCTACGAGCCGGGGACGCCGGGAGCCGGGCGCGTCTGGGATCCGGCCCAGCCGCGCGAGCTCCTCATGAACACGCGCGCCGGCGAGGTGACGATCTTCCCCGACGAGACGGTGCCGGTCTCGCTGCCCGCTCGGCACGGGCCGACGCTGCTGGAATGGGCGCGCGCCGTCGCCTCGCGCGACGACGCCGCGTGGGCGGCGTGGCCGCTCCTCGCCGAGGGGCGCCGCGACATCGCCGCGGACCTCGTCGACGAGTGCGCCCGCATCGCGCCGACGGGCTTCCCGTCGCGCGCGCTCTACGGCGCCTATCTCGCGGACGTCCTCCGCGCGCTGCGCGACGCGCCTCCGGAGGGGGTCGTCATCCGCCATCGCGCCCGCCGCGTCGTCGATGTCGTCGTCGACGGCCCGTCGCGGCTCGTCGTGGACGACACCGGCCGGGCCGAGCGCGTCGACGCCGCCGTGCTCGCGCTCGGATGGCTCGACGCCGAGCATCCGCGACCGGCGGGCGATCGCTGGATCGGTCCCGACAACCCGATCGACCAGGATCTGTCGCGCATCGCCGCAGGGGAGCGCGTGCTGCTCACGGGTCTCGGCATGAGCATGTTCGACAACCTCGCGCGCCTCACCGAGGGGCGCGGCGGCCGGTTCGTCGTGGTGCCCGGCGCGGCCGGCGCGCCCCTGCGCTACGTGCCGAGCGGGCGCGAGCCGCTCCTCGTCATCGGCTCCGCCTCGGGGCGGCCGTACTGGCCGAAGCCCGTGCTGAGCGCCCCGCCGCGCGCGCAGCGCCGTGACCACCTCGACGCCGTGCTGGAGCGCGCCGGCCTCCTCGACTTCGACGCCGACATCTGGCCGGCGCTCGTCGCCGACGCCGCATCCGAGTTCTATCGCGTCCTCCGCGAGCGGCGGCCGACCGCCTTCTCCGCGCCGGCGGAGGAGGTCGACGCGCGGGTCGCGCGGCTCGCCGCCGCGGGCCGCGACGCGCACGACCGGCTCGCGGGCCTCGCCGAGACGATTCTGCGCGATCCCTCCGACGGCCTCCCCGCCGCCGAGCTGCTCGGGGCGACGCCCCCTCCCTCCGCCGGCGCCGCATGGCTGCTCCGGCGTCTCGGGACGACGGCGGACGCGGTGGAGCGCGGCGAGGACGGCCCGCTCGTGCGCGCGCTGACGTCGCTCAGCGGCGCCAGGGCGGTGCTCGCGGCGCCGCTCGCCGAGGGGCGCGTGTCCGCCCGCTCCCGGGCGGACGGATACCGCCGGTACGGCGCGGCGGCTCCGCGTCTCGGCGGCGGCCCGCCCGTGCAGCGCGTGCGGCAGCTGCTCGCTCTGGTCGACGTCGGCGTCGCCGTCCTCCTCGGACCCGGGCTGCGCGCGGCCCCGGAGGAGAACGGCCTCGGATTCTCCTGCGCGGACGGAGGGGGCGCGCGGCTCCACGTCGACTGGGTCGTGGAGTCGTGGATGCACAGGCCGTCCGTCGCGCGCACCGCCGATCCGCTCCTGCGGGCGCTGCGCGATCGCGGCGTCGCCTCGGCGTTCGCCGTGCGCGACGACACGGGGGAGTTCGTCAGCGACGCGCTCCACGTCGATCCCGCGGACGGGGCGCTCGTCTCCGCCCGGGGCGCGCGCGTCGACGGTCTCCACGCCGTCGGCATCCCGTCGGACGAGCAGCTCGGTCACAGCGTCGTCAGCCCCGTCCCCCGTTCCGGGTCGCGGTTCCTCGCCCAGACCGACGCGGCCGCCCGAGCCGTCATCGAGCACGCGGCGGCGGGCGCTGCGGAGAGGACGTGCCCGTGA